The following are encoded in a window of Thermoanaerobacter ethanolicus JW 200 genomic DNA:
- a CDS encoding ATP-binding protein, whose amino-acid sequence MKLYKPSDSSKNPLQWICNLLDNAHDFFILKDLSGKVVYINKRLLEILGYSVDDVENYDYFFYHILKYKEIGPYEDGLIIELTAKYNIKMSFSIRLSSITNTAGDKIAYLGFVKLRNYFKIEPGHYFNLFKSPTDVMDITEEGVIVVDGKFNVVYINNKACELFGIKYTRFVNEKFFEIIKKYDLNASEEGLVKGEKIVIPSKNNIEERVLLLKYGKLNNDHWKVITVKNITEDLKYKKLIEQTEKYTIAGEFAATTIHEIKNSLTSIKGFIQLLQAKHPDSSTYYETILDEVNRVLGLIKNYLGIVRNSEEEGEAEIDINTVINQYLLLFEAEATKKGVKIEKRFGDVPLVKMNKNHLKQLILNIVQNSLHAIEENGKIILNTKYNHHTKKIIIRVADNGGGIEKKYLKRVLEPLFTTKKEGTGLGLAICRSIAEMYNGDIKIFSKKGKGTLVKIILGDK is encoded by the coding sequence GTGAAGTTATACAAACCTTCTGATTCTAGCAAAAATCCGTTGCAATGGATATGTAATCTTTTGGATAATGCCCATGATTTTTTTATATTGAAAGATTTAAGTGGCAAAGTGGTCTACATAAATAAGAGGCTTCTTGAGATATTGGGGTATAGTGTTGATGATGTAGAAAATTATGATTATTTTTTTTACCATATCTTAAAGTATAAGGAAATAGGGCCCTATGAGGATGGGCTTATTATAGAGCTTACAGCAAAATATAACATAAAAATGTCATTTAGCATAAGGTTGAGTTCTATAACTAACACTGCAGGGGATAAAATAGCCTATTTAGGTTTTGTAAAATTGAGAAATTATTTTAAAATAGAACCAGGACATTATTTTAATTTGTTTAAAAGTCCTACAGATGTTATGGATATTACAGAAGAAGGAGTTATAGTAGTTGACGGCAAATTCAACGTAGTTTATATAAATAACAAGGCTTGTGAATTATTTGGTATAAAATATACGAGATTTGTAAATGAAAAATTTTTCGAAATTATAAAAAAATACGATCTCAATGCATCAGAAGAAGGATTAGTCAAAGGTGAGAAAATTGTAATTCCTTCCAAAAATAATATTGAAGAAAGAGTGCTTTTACTAAAGTATGGTAAGCTAAATAATGACCATTGGAAAGTTATCACTGTAAAGAATATAACTGAGGATTTAAAATATAAAAAATTGATTGAGCAAACTGAGAAATACACAATTGCTGGGGAATTTGCGGCAACAACTATTCATGAGATAAAAAATTCTCTAACTTCTATAAAAGGTTTTATACAGCTTTTACAGGCTAAGCATCCAGATAGTTCTACTTATTATGAGACTATTTTAGATGAGGTAAATAGAGTATTGGGCTTAATAAAAAATTACCTTGGCATAGTGAGAAACAGTGAAGAAGAAGGGGAAGCTGAAATAGACATAAATACTGTTATAAATCAGTATTTGCTTCTTTTTGAAGCGGAAGCTACCAAAAAAGGGGTTAAAATAGAAAAGCGTTTTGGCGATGTTCCACTTGTGAAAATGAACAAAAATCATCTTAAACAGCTTATTTTAAATATTGTACAAAATTCCCTTCACGCTATTGAAGAGAATGGTAAAATAATATTGAATACAAAATATAATCATCACACAAAAAAGATAATAATAAGGGTTGCGGATAATGGAGGTGGTATAGAGAAAAAATATCTTAAACGAGTTCTTGAGCCACTTTTTACAACTAAGAAAGAAGGAACAGGATTAGGACTTGCGATTTGCAGAAGCATAGCAGAGATGTACAATGGAGATATTAAAATTTTTAGTAAAAAAGGTAAAGGTACACTTGTAAAAATAATTTTAGGTGATAAATGA
- the ftsH gene encoding ATP-dependent zinc metalloprotease FtsH gives MNDNNKIIRSMVLYLLIFIAIYAMVQLYSQSTPPLANIDYGELIRYINSNQVKSITLAGNEVKGTLKNGTEFKSSIPDVTNFMNFVNPYILEGKLDFKNEPQVGPPWWVQMLPSLFLIIVLVIFWYIFMQQAQGGGGSKVMSFGKSRARMVTDKDKRVTFNDVAGADEEKEELQEIVEFLKYPKKFIELGARIPKGVLLVGPPGTGKTLLAKAVAGEAGVPFFSISGSDFVEMFVGVGAARVRDLFDQAKKNAPCIVFIDEIDAVGRQRGAGLGGGHDEREQTLNQLLVEMDGFSVNEGIIVIAATNRPDILDPALLRPGRFDRHITVGIPDIKGREEILKIHARNKPLAPDVSLQVLARRTPGFTGADLENLMNEAALLAARRGLKQITMAELEEAITRVIAGPEKRSRIMSEKDKKLVAYHEAGHAVVAKLLPNTPPVHEVTIIPRGRAGGYTMLLPEEDKYYMSKSEMMDEIVHLLGGRVAESLVLNDISTGAQNDIERATNIARKMVTEYGMSERLGPMTFGTRSEEVFLGRDLGRTRNYSEEVAAEIDREIKRIIEEAYKRAETLLKDNMDKLHRVAKALIEKEKLNAEEFEKVFHGEEINGVQFA, from the coding sequence TTGAACGATAATAACAAGATAATTAGAAGCATGGTGCTCTATTTGCTAATCTTTATAGCTATTTATGCTATGGTACAGTTGTACTCTCAAAGTACACCACCGCTAGCAAATATAGATTATGGAGAGTTAATTAGGTATATTAACTCTAACCAAGTAAAAAGCATCACTCTTGCGGGAAATGAAGTTAAAGGAACTTTAAAAAATGGGACAGAGTTTAAGAGCAGTATTCCGGATGTGACAAATTTTATGAATTTTGTAAATCCATATATTTTAGAGGGAAAATTAGACTTTAAAAATGAACCGCAAGTAGGTCCACCTTGGTGGGTTCAGATGCTTCCTTCCTTGTTTTTGATTATTGTTTTGGTTATATTTTGGTATATTTTTATGCAACAGGCACAAGGTGGGGGAGGAAGCAAAGTGATGTCTTTTGGTAAAAGTAGAGCAAGGATGGTTACTGATAAAGACAAAAGAGTTACTTTTAATGATGTGGCAGGAGCGGATGAAGAAAAAGAAGAATTACAAGAAATTGTTGAATTTTTAAAATACCCTAAAAAATTTATTGAGTTAGGAGCCAGAATACCTAAAGGGGTTCTTTTAGTAGGGCCTCCAGGTACAGGAAAAACCCTTCTCGCAAAAGCTGTAGCAGGAGAAGCGGGGGTTCCATTTTTTAGCATAAGCGGTTCTGATTTTGTAGAAATGTTTGTTGGTGTAGGTGCTGCAAGAGTAAGAGATTTATTTGATCAAGCCAAAAAGAATGCGCCTTGTATTGTTTTTATTGATGAAATAGATGCAGTGGGAAGACAAAGAGGTGCAGGTTTAGGTGGCGGACATGATGAAAGAGAACAGACACTGAACCAATTGTTAGTTGAAATGGATGGTTTCAGTGTCAACGAAGGTATAATTGTGATTGCCGCAACAAACAGGCCAGATATATTAGACCCTGCTCTTTTAAGACCAGGAAGATTTGACAGGCATATTACTGTTGGTATTCCTGATATAAAAGGAAGAGAAGAAATTTTAAAAATACACGCGAGGAATAAGCCATTGGCTCCTGATGTATCTTTGCAAGTGCTAGCGAGAAGAACTCCAGGATTTACTGGAGCAGACCTTGAGAATCTCATGAATGAAGCAGCTTTATTGGCGGCGAGAAGAGGACTTAAGCAGATAACTATGGCAGAGCTGGAGGAGGCCATAACAAGAGTTATAGCAGGGCCTGAAAAAAGAAGTAGGATTATGTCTGAGAAAGACAAAAAATTGGTGGCATACCATGAGGCAGGCCATGCAGTTGTCGCTAAGCTTTTACCTAATACCCCACCTGTTCACGAGGTTACAATAATTCCAAGAGGAAGAGCTGGAGGATATACTATGCTTCTTCCGGAAGAAGATAAATACTATATGTCAAAGTCCGAGATGATGGATGAGATAGTTCACCTTTTAGGTGGGCGTGTGGCAGAGAGTTTAGTGCTAAATGATATAAGCACAGGAGCACAAAATGACATTGAGAGAGCTACAAATATTGCGAGAAAGATGGTTACAGAGTATGGCATGAGTGAAAGATTAGGGCCTATGACTTTTGGTACGAGAAGTGAAGAAGTATTTTTAGGGCGTGATTTAGGAAGAACGAGAAATTACAGTGAAGAAGTTGCTGCCGAGATAGATAGAGAAATAAAAAGGATAATTGAGGAGGCATATAAAAGAGCAGAAACCCTTTTAAAAGACAATATGGATAAGCTCCATAGAGTTGCAAAGGCTTTGATTGAGAAAGAGAAACTTAATGCAGAAGAGTTTGAAAAAGTTTTTCATGGAGAAGAGATAAATGGGGTGCAGTTTGCATAA
- the hpt gene encoding hypoxanthine phosphoribosyltransferase: MSSPTQDIQEILITEEQLKEKVKELGQIITKDYQGKDLVLLGVLKGAIMFMADLSRAIDLPLSIDFMAVSSYGSSTQSSGIVKIIKDHDINIEGKDVLIVEDIIDSGLTLSYLRKTLLERKPRSLKICTILDKPERREADVKVDYCGFKIPDKFVVGYGLDFDEKYRNLPFIGVLKPELYK; this comes from the coding sequence ATGTCGAGTCCAACACAAGATATACAGGAGATTTTGATTACGGAAGAGCAATTAAAAGAAAAAGTGAAAGAGTTAGGACAAATAATTACAAAAGACTACCAAGGGAAAGACCTTGTCCTCCTTGGGGTTTTAAAAGGAGCAATAATGTTTATGGCAGACTTATCTCGTGCGATAGATTTACCTTTATCAATAGATTTTATGGCAGTCTCCAGTTATGGTTCTTCTACTCAGTCTTCTGGAATAGTAAAAATAATTAAAGACCATGACATAAACATTGAAGGGAAAGATGTGCTCATAGTTGAGGATATTATAGATAGCGGTTTAACACTTTCTTATTTAAGAAAGACTTTATTAGAAAGAAAACCTAGAAGTTTAAAAATTTGCACTATTTTAGATAAACCTGAAAGAAGAGAAGCAGACGTTAAAGTAGATTATTGTGGATTTAAAATTCCTGACAAATTTGTAGTTGGTTATGGATTAGATTTTGATGAAAAATACAGAAATCTCCCATTTATAGGGGTTTTAAAGCCAGAGCTGTATAAATGA
- the tilS gene encoding tRNA lysidine(34) synthetase TilS — MIDKVISTIKRYKMIEANDKIVMGVSGGPDSLCMLDILYNLKDLFNLKLYVVHVNHMIRGEEAKRDAQFVEDMCRKLKLPFFLFEKDVKKIAKEMGYSEEEAGRYVRYQAFEEVLREVKGNKIAVAHNKNDVVETVFLNLIRGSGMAGLIGIKPVNGNIIRPLIEIEREEIENYIKEKDLKPIIDFTNYEDLYKRNKVRLKLIPYINETFEVDIIENIYRMAKIILEENDYLEKECEKIFNEVCYFNQEEIFADIKKLRAQHPAIQRRLVRLMYQKLKGDIYGLEYIHVEDVLSLLDKPTSSKIDLPFEIEALKSYNNLIMRKVKEKEAKTFWAKLNIPGITKICGVGQFKTSVLGIEEIKKLNIGKYTKFFDYDKIQEDVVVRNRQAGDIFSPLNLGGSKKLKEFFIDEKIPREIRDSIPLLAIDNEIVWVVGYRMSDKFKVDENTKNVLVIEYTKG, encoded by the coding sequence ATGATTGATAAGGTTATTTCAACAATTAAAAGGTATAAAATGATTGAGGCAAATGATAAAATTGTAATGGGGGTTTCCGGCGGACCTGATTCTTTGTGTATGCTGGATATTTTATACAATTTAAAAGATTTATTTAATCTTAAGTTGTATGTAGTACATGTTAATCATATGATAAGAGGAGAAGAAGCTAAAAGGGATGCGCAATTTGTTGAAGATATGTGCCGCAAACTGAAACTCCCATTTTTTTTATTTGAAAAAGATGTAAAAAAAATAGCCAAAGAAATGGGATATTCGGAAGAAGAGGCTGGACGATATGTGAGGTATCAGGCTTTTGAGGAAGTATTAAGAGAAGTTAAGGGTAATAAAATAGCAGTAGCCCATAATAAGAACGACGTAGTGGAAACAGTTTTTTTAAATTTAATAAGAGGTTCTGGAATGGCTGGCCTCATTGGAATAAAACCGGTAAATGGAAATATAATAAGGCCTCTCATTGAAATAGAAAGGGAAGAAATAGAGAATTACATCAAGGAAAAAGATTTAAAGCCGATAATAGATTTTACAAATTATGAAGATTTATATAAGAGAAATAAAGTAAGACTTAAATTAATTCCCTATATAAATGAAACTTTTGAAGTAGATATAATAGAAAATATCTACAGGATGGCAAAAATTATTTTAGAGGAGAATGACTATTTAGAAAAAGAGTGTGAAAAGATTTTTAATGAGGTTTGCTATTTTAATCAAGAGGAAATTTTTGCTGATATAAAAAAACTGAGGGCACAGCATCCAGCTATTCAGCGACGCTTAGTTAGGCTTATGTACCAAAAATTAAAAGGAGATATTTATGGATTAGAATACATCCATGTAGAGGATGTTTTAAGCCTTTTAGACAAACCAACTTCCTCAAAAATTGATTTACCCTTTGAAATTGAGGCTTTAAAAAGCTATAATAATCTTATAATGAGAAAAGTAAAAGAAAAAGAGGCCAAGACTTTTTGGGCAAAATTAAATATTCCTGGAATTACTAAGATATGTGGTGTTGGGCAATTTAAAACTAGTGTTTTAGGGATTGAAGAAATAAAAAAACTTAACATAGGAAAATACACGAAATTTTTTGACTATGATAAAATACAGGAAGATGTGGTAGTTAGAAATAGGCAAGCAGGGGATATTTTTTCTCCTCTTAACCTGGGGGGGAGTAAAAAATTAAAAGAATTTTTTATTGACGAGAAAATACCCCGCGAAATAAGAGATAGCATTCCTTTATTAGCCATAGACAATGAAATTGTGTGGGTTGTAGGTTATAGAATGAGTGATAAATTTAAAGTAGATGAAAATACAAAAAATGTCCTTGTGATAGAGTATACCAAAGGATAA
- a CDS encoding vWA domain-containing protein, producing the protein MSIILKEMVIITDGDITDLSAKWEQIIEMMRKRGVIVNVISLLEKESFNEKMMETIEKLGGIRCYTSIQLLDKTLSKVVEESVKLTLKNVIDQSIKNISGKSLEKMHPYIKVQIINYVANLSEYVDLKLALLLEISKGEVNYVINNKRKLFKYLNKRKGKIDLYVAYAKTLMDFEMEKLILFFEEKEINAENIVGI; encoded by the coding sequence GTGTCTATAATTTTAAAAGAAATGGTCATTATTACTGACGGCGATATAACTGATTTGTCAGCAAAATGGGAGCAAATTATAGAGATGATGAGAAAAAGAGGTGTGATTGTAAATGTCATAAGTTTATTAGAAAAGGAAAGCTTTAATGAGAAGATGATGGAGACAATTGAAAAATTAGGGGGAATAAGATGTTATACATCTATTCAGCTTTTAGATAAAACTTTGTCCAAAGTGGTAGAAGAATCTGTGAAATTGACTTTAAAAAATGTTATTGACCAGAGTATAAAAAATATTAGTGGCAAAAGTTTAGAAAAAATGCATCCTTATATAAAAGTGCAAATTATAAATTATGTCGCAAATTTAAGTGAGTATGTAGATCTAAAACTTGCTCTTTTGTTAGAAATAAGCAAAGGAGAGGTAAATTATGTTATAAATAATAAAAGAAAACTTTTTAAATATCTTAACAAAAGAAAAGGTAAAATTGATTTGTACGTAGCTTATGCAAAAACGCTAATGGACTTTGAAATGGAAAAACTTATTCTTTTCTTTGAAGAAAAAGAGATAAATGCCGAAAATATAGTAGGAATATAA
- the spoIIE gene encoding stage II sporulation protein E, protein MQNINILPYKRVIKTPLTENTQKNLSKNIQQIILLSVISFFIGRAVIFNSLLPFGIAFFATLLMYKKRYLLTGIGVWLGILTLPNVNSFKYLLALVLIFSLEGLLKIKPQNIIKTSFITFISLFSADLIFSYIYGFLLFDIMMSLYESVTAMLMVFIFNHAVSFILNINRKIVSNEELISLSIFIGLFILGMNHLNVWKFTLNGILGIFIILLASYIGGAGVGASIGTTMGLLGSLSFFQMPVSIGLFGFAGLLAGSLKKLHRIGVIIGFLTAIFIITFYVTSTVDMLVNPYDIVLASLMFVALPKKYIVKAEEIVKGNKNLNNRNYNEKLKEVVTGKLKEYSQVFEELSKSFKQVNEKVLDHKDISYLFEEIANKTCTQCVMYKTCWDKEFYNTYKSMFELIEHLEKNSSIEDNKLYRKCIRFSELMSTTKYYLGIYKISMQWRERLKDAKGLIATQLKGVADAISNMASDISMNVTFKDELEQIMMVELDKKGIPVEDVLIYDTGDENVNVKIYKKACFAKECDKKIVPIVSEIMGERYERKSRLCSIDHNGRCVLTLTKAESLQVLTGISRVSKSKAKISGDTYSFMDLEDGKYMAALSDGMGIGYKAAAESTTTISLLEKFIEAGFDKHLVIQTLNSILALRSAEEMFSTVDIMFLDKFTGEAEFIKIGSCATFIKRGNEVEIIESSSLPIGILEDIEADIHERKLKDGDFVILVTDGVLECFEKDKEVEFSRLISEINTRNPQDMADALMKKCLELCNNTPKDDMTILVSKVWKKI, encoded by the coding sequence ATGCAAAATATAAATATTTTACCTTATAAAAGAGTTATAAAAACTCCCTTGACAGAAAATACTCAAAAAAATCTTTCTAAAAACATTCAACAGATTATATTATTGTCAGTTATAAGCTTTTTTATAGGGCGAGCTGTTATTTTCAATAGTCTTTTGCCTTTCGGCATTGCTTTTTTTGCAACTCTTTTAATGTATAAAAAGCGATATCTTTTAACAGGAATAGGAGTATGGTTGGGAATATTAACTTTACCCAATGTCAATAGTTTTAAATACCTTTTAGCGCTTGTTTTGATCTTTTCATTAGAAGGGCTTCTAAAAATTAAACCTCAAAATATTATTAAAACCTCTTTCATTACTTTTATTTCTCTTTTTAGCGCAGATCTTATATTCAGCTATATTTATGGCTTTTTGCTTTTTGACATTATGATGAGCCTATATGAGTCTGTCACTGCAATGTTAATGGTTTTTATTTTTAACCACGCTGTTTCATTTATTTTGAATATAAACAGAAAAATTGTTTCCAATGAAGAGTTGATATCTTTGAGTATATTTATAGGGCTATTTATTCTAGGAATGAATCATTTGAATGTGTGGAAATTTACTCTCAATGGGATATTAGGGATATTTATAATACTTTTAGCCTCTTATATAGGTGGGGCTGGAGTAGGAGCAAGTATCGGCACAACTATGGGGCTTCTTGGAAGCTTATCTTTTTTCCAAATGCCAGTCTCCATAGGGCTTTTTGGATTTGCAGGCTTGTTGGCCGGTAGTTTGAAAAAATTGCATAGAATTGGAGTTATTATAGGCTTTTTAACTGCCATTTTTATTATTACATTTTATGTAACTTCAACTGTGGATATGCTTGTAAATCCTTATGATATTGTGTTAGCTTCTTTAATGTTTGTAGCACTTCCTAAGAAGTACATAGTAAAGGCGGAGGAAATAGTAAAGGGTAATAAAAATTTAAACAACAGAAATTACAATGAAAAATTAAAAGAAGTAGTGACAGGCAAACTTAAAGAGTATTCTCAAGTATTTGAAGAGCTCTCTAAAAGTTTTAAACAAGTAAATGAAAAAGTATTAGACCACAAAGATATTTCTTATTTGTTTGAGGAAATTGCCAATAAGACCTGTACTCAATGTGTCATGTATAAAACTTGTTGGGACAAGGAGTTTTACAATACTTATAAAAGCATGTTTGAGTTGATAGAACATCTTGAAAAAAATAGTAGTATTGAGGACAATAAACTGTATAGAAAATGTATAAGATTTTCTGAACTTATGAGTACAACTAAATATTACTTAGGCATTTACAAAATAAGCATGCAGTGGAGAGAAAGGCTAAAAGATGCTAAAGGACTTATTGCTACTCAGTTAAAAGGAGTTGCTGATGCAATATCTAATATGGCTAGTGATATTAGCATGAATGTCACTTTTAAAGATGAATTAGAACAAATAATGATGGTGGAATTGGACAAAAAGGGCATACCTGTGGAAGATGTGCTAATTTATGACACAGGAGACGAAAATGTTAACGTAAAAATATATAAAAAGGCATGTTTTGCTAAGGAATGTGACAAAAAGATTGTCCCTATTGTATCTGAAATTATGGGGGAAAGATATGAGAGAAAAAGTAGGTTATGCTCTATAGACCACAATGGAAGATGTGTACTTACTCTTACAAAAGCAGAGAGCTTGCAAGTCTTAACGGGTATAAGCAGAGTTAGTAAGTCAAAAGCCAAGATTTCTGGAGATACTTATTCTTTTATGGACTTAGAAGATGGAAAATATATGGCAGCTTTAAGCGATGGAATGGGGATTGGATATAAAGCGGCTGCAGAGAGCACTACTACCATTTCTTTGCTGGAGAAATTTATAGAGGCAGGCTTTGATAAACATTTAGTTATTCAAACATTAAACTCTATTTTGGCTTTGCGGTCTGCAGAAGAAATGTTTTCTACTGTGGATATAATGTTTCTGGACAAGTTCACTGGAGAAGCAGAATTTATAAAAATTGGCTCTTGTGCTACCTTTATAAAAAGAGGGAATGAGGTTGAGATTATAGAATCCAGTTCTTTGCCCATTGGCATTTTGGAAGATATAGAGGCAGATATACATGAAAGAAAATTAAAAGATGGAGATTTTGTGATTTTAGTCACTGATGGAGTGTTGGAGTGTTTTGAGAAGGATAAAGAAGTAGAATTTTCAAGGTTAATTAGTGAAATCAACACGAGGAATCCTCAGGATATGGCAGATGCGTTAATGAAAAAATGTTTGGAATTGTGTAATAATACTCCAAAGGACGATATGACAATTTTGGTTTCAAAGGTATGGAAGAAAATATAA